The Bacteroidales bacterium genomic interval TTTGATTTTCAGTCGGACGGTTCTGTTACCGGCGCGGGATGGGATGCTGAAATCATGTGTTTACCCAGAGATACGGTAATATTTAGAATCGGGAACGGTAAGTCAGGGATTAAAGGTGTTAAGATAGGTATTGACGGCAATACGTATGAAACAGATTCCGGTGGTGAGGTTTCCTTTGTATTGAATGAGGGAACCTATGAATACGCTATCAATAAGGAAGGATACCAGAATGTTACCGGAATTCTTGAACTTGAAGGTAACATAGAAAAAGAATTTGTTCTCAGGAAAACGGTATATGATGTTTCATTTGCATTGTACGGAGCGGACGGAGAAATTCTTTCGGATGAAGGTGAAGTTATTCTGGATGATTCATCCGAGTCCACCGAGCAAAGCTACTGTACTTTTAAAGACATTTGGAGTGTAGGGAAACATTCCTATCAGGTCAACGTTCCCGAATACCACACGGATTCAGGGAGCTTTTATCTGAATTCCGATACGACAATCAACATCGTTTTAGAAAAAATTAAGTACCCCGTCAACTTTACTGTATTGGATGAAGAAGACCAGCCTTTGGACTCGGTAAGCGTTAAGCTGGACACCCTTAACCGATATACCGATAAAACCGGAAAGGTTGATTTTCTATTGGAAAAGGGAATTTATCCGCTTCACCTTTATAAAGATTCTTATACAGAGTACAATGATGATTTGCAGATTGATGATACCACTTCCATGACGATTAAATTATCCAGGTTTTATACATTGGCATTTAAAGTGGTGCGTAAAAAGGATAGTGAGGCCGTATCGGGTGCCCAAATTCATATTGATACCATGGATCTGCGGACAGATTCAATTGGTGAAGCCACAACGGAGCTGACCAGGGGAGTATATGAGTATACGGTAGAAGCAAGTGGTTACGAGCAATATCAGTCAACAGTTAGGATGAGTCAGGATAGTAGTATACAAGTGGGTTTGTTTGAAATTAATTCGGGGCAACAAAAGCTTGTAAATGAAGATATTTTGATTTATCCCAATCCTGCCAATGGAATTGTCAACATCAAGAATAAAACAAATTATGAATTTCTGAATCTCCAGATCTATAACCTTACCGGAAAAATGATTTACAGTAAAATAATTGAAGAAGATCTTGTTACTATTGATTTTAGAGGTTATCCGGAAGGTATGTATCTGGTCCGTTTGAGCAAAGACGGGAAACAAATCACAAAAAAATTGTTGATAGACTAACTGGGGGGCAGTAGAAACATAAAAAAATCCCGGTTTTATTATTCCGGGATTTTTTGTTGGTTTATTATGCAACTTTCAATCTGTGCATATTGACTTTCCCCAGCTTTTTCCTGGCGTAATCAAGGGTGATCTCTATCTCCTCATCCTCTATAGAGGGCATATCGTACATTACGTCTGTCATGATGGCTTCACAAATAGACCTTAGCCCCCGAGCCCCCAGTTTGAACTCAACGGCTTTCTGTACAATGTAGTCCAGCACTTCTTCCTGGAAAGTCAGTTTTTTACCGTCCAGTTCGAACAACTTTTTGTATTGCTTAACGATGGAGTTTTTGGGCTCGGTCAGGATCTGCTTGAGTGCTGACTGATCGAGCGGATTCAGATAAGTAAGCACGGGCAGCCTCCCGACAATTTCCGGTATCAGCCCGTAGGCTTTAAGATCCTGCGGAGCTATGTATTGAAGGAGATTCTCCCGGTCAATTTTTTCTTTCTGTTTACTGGAAGAATATCCTATTACCTGGGTATTCAGCCTTTGCCCGATTTTCTTTTCGATACCATCGAAAGCCCCGCCACAGATAAAAAGGATGTTGTTGGTATTTACCTGGATCATCTTCTGATCGGGGTGTTTCCTTCCACCCTGGGGAGGAACGTTGATGGCAGACCCTTCCAGAAGTTTCAGCAGACCTTGCTGCACGCCTTCTCCTGAAACGTCTCTGGTTATGGATGGATTATCCCCTTTCCGGGCGATTTTGTCAATTTCGTCGATAAAAACGATGCCCCTTTCCGCAGCCTCCACATTATAATCGGCCACCTGGAGCAGTCTGGAAAGAATGCTTTCAATATCCTCTCCTACATACCCGGCCTCGGTTAATACCGTAGCGTCAACGATGGTAAACGGTACCTGGAGCATTTTTGCAATGGTCCTGGCCAAAAGTGTTTTCCCGGTGCCGGTTTCTCCCACCAAAACGATATTTGATTTGTCGATCTCTATATCCTCTTTTTGGTTGCTGCTATAATGCATGAGCCTTTTGTAATGGTTATAAACCGCCACCGAGAGATATTTTTTGGCCTCTTCCTGACCGATTACATATTGATCCAGGAATTCCTTGATTTCAGAAGGTTTTAGTAACTGAATCTCGTTGATGTCAAAATCATTTTTCTTTTTAACTTCTTCCTGGACGATACTATAGGCCTGCTCTATACATTTGTCGCATATATGACCGGATATTCCTGCAATAAGTAAATTTGTATCCTTTTTTTCTCTACCGCAAAATGAGCACTTTTCCATAGTCACTTATATCCTTCTCGTGTTTTTTTATTAAAATTCCTTATTCAATTCAGTTTATTGAACGTTTATTCATTTTCTTCCTCTTCATCTTTCGTACGCAGAAGCACTTCGTCAACCATTCCGTATTTTTGGGCTTCTTCAGCGGTCATCCAATAATCCCTGTCAGAGTCTTTTTCTATTTTTTTATAAGTATTGCCCGAATGTTTGGCCAGTAGATTATACAGCTCTTTTCTCAGCTTTAATATTTCCCTGGCTGTAATTTCGATATCGGCGGCGGCACCTTCTGCACCTCCCATGGGTTGATGAATCATGACCCTTGAATGGGGAAGGGCGGATCTTTTGCCCGGTGCTCCGGAAGCAAGAATCACAGCACCCATAGATGCAGCCATGCCTGTACAAATGGTTGATACATCAGGATTAATATATTGCATTGTATCATAGATGCCTAATCCGGAATGTACAGCTCCACCCGGTGAGTTCAGATAAATCTGAATGTCTTTGGCCGGGTCGGTCGATTCCAGAAAAAGCAACTGGGCCTGAATGATATTCGCAACATCATCATTGATGGGTACACCCATAAAAATAATCCGGTCCATCATCAGCCTGGAAAAGACATCCATCTGGGCTACATTTAATTGTCTTTCCTCGATAATTGTTGGATTAATGTAACCATTATAAACAGATGCATATCGATCCAGGTTCATACTTCCGATACCTAGATGTTTGGTGGCATATTTTCTAAATTCCTTACTTGAGTCCATAGTTGATGTATTATTTTAAAATTAAGTAAAGTTCCTACAAATTATTCCTGTGATTGTTTATTCTGATCTTCCTGGAGCATTTCCTGGAATTCCTCCGAAGTTACTTCTTTTTCTTCCAATGTAATGTGTTCTTTGATAAAATCTACTACTTTTTCTTCGTATTTGCGTTCGTAAAATTTTCTCCGGTCTTCTTCCTTTTTAAGTAACTCGGGAGCATATTGTTCCAGTTGTTCGTCCGGTAAATTTCCCAAACCATATTGTTGAAATTGTTGAGCGGTAACCTGTTTGGCCAGTTCCAGCACTTCATTTTCATCTACCTGGATATCATTTTCCTTAATAATTTTATTTTTGATCAGGTCCCATTTCAAATCTTCCTGAAAACGGGGAAAGTCCTTTTCGATATCCTCTTCTGACAGATTTTCGCCTTGTTGCGTTTCTTTCAGCGATCTTTTCAGAAATTCACTGGGGAGCTTCGGGTTAACCTTTCCCACGAAATATTCCTTTATATCATGAGTCAGCTTTCTTTCGCTTTCGGGTTTCAGGTGTTGCTCAAGCTCTTCCTTGATTTTTTGCCTGAATTCTTCTTCTGAGGTTACATTGCCCTCTCCGTAAATTTTGTCGAAAAGGTCCTGGTTCAGTTCGGCTTTTTCGAATTTCTTGATTTCAGTAATAGAAATCCGGAACAACCCTTCGAGACTTTCGGCCTTTTCTTTATCAATGTTCAGCATGGAGGAAATTTCCGTATCATTGGGAAATGCCTTTTTCAGATCTATGTCAATTTCATCTCCCACCCGGGCGCCTTCAAATTTATTCTTGATCTCCTCCTCCTTGATCACCTGAAGTGAAAGGGTGGCGTCCTCCTTGACAATTCCGTCCTCTTTCGGATTTCCTTCCTCATCCAGCTCGCTGACGTGGGCTGAAATGATTTCATCTTTACTTTCCACGGCATCGATGGGTTTAAACTCGCCGTATCTTTCCAGGTAATTTTCTACCTGTTTGTCGATCAGCTCATCGGTAACCTGAATGGTGTAATAGGGAACCTTATCCTCTTCTGATATTTCCAGTTCAAAATCCGGAGCCATTCCTATGTCGAAGGCAAATTCAAATTCATTGTCGTGATCCCAGTTGATATTCTTCTGCTCATCATGACTGGGCAAGGGCTGGCCTAATATTTGCAGATCTTCGTTTTGTATATATTCTGATATTTTTTCGCTGACCAGTTTGTTGATCTCCTCAATTTTTATGGATCTGCCATACATTTTTCTGATCAGGCTTTCGGGTACTTTCCCAGGCCTGAATCCGTCCATTTTGGCTTTTTTCTTATAATCTTTCACCACCTGGTCTACCCTTTCCTTATAATCTTCAGGCTTAACCTGAACTTTCAGGACTGCATTAAGATCGTCTTTATTCTCTTTTGTTATATCCATGATCCGACTTTTTATTTTCTATTCCATCTAAAAAACCGCTAAAACCTTTTCTTCATGTTTTAGCGGTATGTTTTGACTCATTAGTCAGAGTGCGGATGGAGGGACTCGAACCCCCATGCCCGAAGGCACCAGATCCTAAGTCTGACGCGTCTACCAATTTCGCCACATCCGCATAAAAGTGGTGCAAATATATGTAAATTTTTATTTCAATAGAAGAATCTCCCGAAAAAATCCGTACTTATCCTATTCAAATTCATTGTATTTCTATCAGAACGACCAAAACTGATAACGATAAATGTGGGGTGTTATTTTTTTTAGTTAGATTGATTGCTGATGCGGAATAATTTCAGGATTTAATTAAAATTTCTGAGTTCAAAATTCTTACCCAGGTATACTTTTCTTACTTGTTCGTCTTCGGAAAGCTCTTTAGAGGTTCCGGCTTTCATAATGGAACCCTCAAAAAGTAAATAGGCCCTGTTGGTGATGGAAAGCGTTTCATGCACATTGTGGTCGGTAATGAGTATGCCAATATTTTTGTTTTTTAACCGCGTAACGATTTCCTGTATGTCTTCCACTGCGATGGGATCAACCCCTGCGAAGGGCTCGTCAAGAAGCATGAATTTGGGGTTAAGAGCCAGAGCCCGTGCTATTTCCGTCCTTCTTCGCTCGCCCCCGGAAAGCTGGATTCCCAGGTTTTTCCGGACCCTTTGAAGTCCAAATTCATCAAGAAGCCCTTCAACCCGTTTTTTTTGTTCGGATTTGGGGATATCTGACATTTCCAGAACCGCCCTCAGGTTATCTTCCACAGTTAATTTTCTGAAAACAGAGGCTTCCTGAGCCAGATATCCTATTCCCATCTTGGCTCTCTTATACACGGGCTCACGCGTGATGTCCTTTTGGTCCAGAAATATCCTTCCTCTGTTGGGTCTGATCAACCCCACGATCATGTAAAATGTTGTGGTTTTCCCTGCTCCGTTCGGACCAAGCAAACCAACAATTTCACCCTGTGATACTTTTACGGAGATTTGATTGACAACGGTTCTTGACTTATACCTTTTAATAAGGTCTTTTGTATATAATGTAGTTTTTTCCGGCATTGTTACCTCCCATTTTGCCTCATGACATTTAATTTATTTTATCCTGCCAGGTCTTCTTCCCGTTCTTCTCTTTCTTTCTGCTTTTCAATTCTTCTTGAAATGACAATCCCTACCTCGTATAACAGTACAAGCGGTAATGTCACCAATGCCAGGCTGAAAACATCCGGCGGAGTAATTACGGCTGCCATAATGAATATGATGATGATGGCATGCCTTCTGTAGGTTTTTAAAAATTCAGGATATACCAGACCCGCCTTGCTCAGGAAATAGATCAGTATCGGCAGTTCGAAAATCAGGCCGGCTGCAAGCGCCACTGAGGCAATTGTTCCGATATAGGATTTCAGGTGAATGGTATTGGAAACCTGCTCACTGACCTGATAAGATCCAAGAAAATGCACAGACAGAGGTGTGATGACAAAATACCCAAACAATACACCCATTATGAAAAGAAGTGAACTGAAAAATACTGCACCTTTGCTGTATTGTATTTCTTTTTCATATAATGCGGGTTTGAGAAAACTCCAGAACTCCCAGAATATAAACGGGAATGCAAGTATTACGCCGAGCACCAAAGAAATCATGATATGCATGGCAAACTGCCCGGTCATTTTTATGTTGATGATCTGCAGAGGTGTACGGTTTATACACAGGTTATCCACCTGTATTTTGTCTGCGAGGTTGCACAAAACCCGATTTGTGAAAAACTCCGGGTTTTTCGGAGCCAATATAATATTGCTGAAAATATAATCTTTTGCTATAAAAACTACAATAGCTACAATTACAATTGCAACAATCGAGCGTACGAGATGCCATCTTAATTCTTCCAGATGTTCTAAAAAACCTTGAGCGTTACTTTTATCTTCCTTCATTTGAAATTTCTTATACGATCCCTTCTTTTAAAATATCATGTAGATGGACCATCCCCAGGTATGTTCCGTCTTCCTTTACAATAAGC includes:
- the clpX gene encoding ATP-dependent Clp protease ATP-binding subunit ClpX, producing the protein MEKCSFCGREKKDTNLLIAGISGHICDKCIEQAYSIVQEEVKKKNDFDINEIQLLKPSEIKEFLDQYVIGQEEAKKYLSVAVYNHYKRLMHYSSNQKEDIEIDKSNIVLVGETGTGKTLLARTIAKMLQVPFTIVDATVLTEAGYVGEDIESILSRLLQVADYNVEAAERGIVFIDEIDKIARKGDNPSITRDVSGEGVQQGLLKLLEGSAINVPPQGGRKHPDQKMIQVNTNNILFICGGAFDGIEKKIGQRLNTQVIGYSSSKQKEKIDRENLLQYIAPQDLKAYGLIPEIVGRLPVLTYLNPLDQSALKQILTEPKNSIVKQYKKLFELDGKKLTFQEEVLDYIVQKAVEFKLGARGLRSICEAIMTDVMYDMPSIEDEEIEITLDYARKKLGKVNMHRLKVA
- the clpP gene encoding ATP-dependent Clp endopeptidase proteolytic subunit ClpP, yielding MDSSKEFRKYATKHLGIGSMNLDRYASVYNGYINPTIIEERQLNVAQMDVFSRLMMDRIIFMGVPINDDVANIIQAQLLFLESTDPAKDIQIYLNSPGGAVHSGLGIYDTMQYINPDVSTICTGMAASMGAVILASGAPGKRSALPHSRVMIHQPMGGAEGAAADIEITAREILKLRKELYNLLAKHSGNTYKKIEKDSDRDYWMTAEEAQKYGMVDEVLLRTKDEEEENE
- the tig gene encoding trigger factor; this encodes MDITKENKDDLNAVLKVQVKPEDYKERVDQVVKDYKKKAKMDGFRPGKVPESLIRKMYGRSIKIEEINKLVSEKISEYIQNEDLQILGQPLPSHDEQKNINWDHDNEFEFAFDIGMAPDFELEISEEDKVPYYTIQVTDELIDKQVENYLERYGEFKPIDAVESKDEIISAHVSELDEEGNPKEDGIVKEDATLSLQVIKEEEIKNKFEGARVGDEIDIDLKKAFPNDTEISSMLNIDKEKAESLEGLFRISITEIKKFEKAELNQDLFDKIYGEGNVTSEEEFRQKIKEELEQHLKPESERKLTHDIKEYFVGKVNPKLPSEFLKRSLKETQQGENLSEEDIEKDFPRFQEDLKWDLIKNKIIKENDIQVDENEVLELAKQVTAQQFQQYGLGNLPDEQLEQYAPELLKKEEDRRKFYERKYEEKVVDFIKEHITLEEKEVTSEEFQEMLQEDQNKQSQE
- the lptB gene encoding LPS export ABC transporter ATP-binding protein, with the translated sequence MPEKTTLYTKDLIKRYKSRTVVNQISVKVSQGEIVGLLGPNGAGKTTTFYMIVGLIRPNRGRIFLDQKDITREPVYKRAKMGIGYLAQEASVFRKLTVEDNLRAVLEMSDIPKSEQKKRVEGLLDEFGLQRVRKNLGIQLSGGERRRTEIARALALNPKFMLLDEPFAGVDPIAVEDIQEIVTRLKNKNIGILITDHNVHETLSITNRAYLLFEGSIMKAGTSKELSEDEQVRKVYLGKNFELRNFN
- the tatC gene encoding twin-arginine translocase subunit TatC encodes the protein MKEDKSNAQGFLEHLEELRWHLVRSIVAIVIVAIVVFIAKDYIFSNIILAPKNPEFFTNRVLCNLADKIQVDNLCINRTPLQIINIKMTGQFAMHIMISLVLGVILAFPFIFWEFWSFLKPALYEKEIQYSKGAVFFSSLLFIMGVLFGYFVITPLSVHFLGSYQVSEQVSNTIHLKSYIGTIASVALAAGLIFELPILIYFLSKAGLVYPEFLKTYRRHAIIIIFIMAAVITPPDVFSLALVTLPLVLLYEVGIVISRRIEKQKEREEREEDLAG